From the genome of Manduca sexta isolate Smith_Timp_Sample1 chromosome 14, JHU_Msex_v1.0, whole genome shotgun sequence, one region includes:
- the LOC115456452 gene encoding cuticle protein CP14.6-like, which yields MLLEYKTAGCLFYNHSYTSSVNFDTYNMKYFIVLALVAAAAADVSHIVRHADADAQIVKQDSDVFPDQYQYSYESSNGIAGQESGVLKNVGREDEAISVQGSNSYISPEGEHIQLSYVADENGYQPQGSHLPTPPPPQPIPDYIIRSLEYIAAHPPAPEPARRA from the exons ATGTTGCTCGAGTATAAAACGGCTggctgtttattttataatcacagTTATACATCGTCCGTTAACTTTGACACATACAATATG AAATACTTCATTGTCCTCGCTTTGGTGGCTGCCGCCGCGGCTGACGTCTCCCACATCGTTCGTCACGCTGACGCCGATGCGCAAATCGTCAAGCAAGACTCTGACGTCTTCCCCGACCAATACCAATACTCATACGAATCCAGCAACGGCATCGCCGGACAGGAATCTGGTGTCCTGAAGAACGTTGGCCGT GAGGACGAAGCCATCTCCGTCCAGGGCTCCAACAGCTACATCTCCCCCGAGGGTGAGCACATCCAGCTGTCCTACGTCGCCGACGAGAACGGATACCAACCCCAG GGATCCCATCTGCCCACCCCTCCCCCTCCCCAGCCCATCCCTGACTACATCATCAGGAGCTTGGAGTACATCGCTGCCCACCCCCCCGCGCCTGAACCCGCCAGGAGGGCCTAA
- the LOC115456458 gene encoding larval cuticle protein LCP-17, with amino-acid sequence MKFLVVLAVAVACASADVSHIVKDEASAPVLKSSYDISPEGNFQYLYETGNGIVAQADGSVKNVNSEYPAVGIVGGYKYTAPDGQVIDVVYKADENGYQPQGSHLPVAPPTPEPILRALAWIAAHPPAVEKVAPARFA; translated from the exons ATG aaATTCCTCGTAGTCCTCGCCGTTGCCGTAGCCTGCGCTAGCGCAGATGTCTCTCACATCGTCAAAGATGAGGCTTCTGCCCCGGTCTTGAAGTCCAGCTACGACATCTCACCTGAGGGTAACTTCCAGTACCTCTATGAAACCGGCAACGGAATCGTCGCCCAAGCCGACGGCTCCGTCAAGAACGTTAACTCT GAGTACCCCGCTGTCGGAATTGTTGGTGGATACAAATACACCGCCCCTGACGGTCAGGTCATCGACGTTGTCTACAAGGCCGACGAGAACGGATACCAGCcccag GGTAGCCACCTCCCCGTCGCTCCCCCCACCCCTGAGCCAATCCTCCGCGCTCTCGCCTGGATCGCCGCTCACCCACCCGCAGTCGAGAAGGTCGCTCCTGCCCGTTTCGCCTGA